The following are encoded in a window of Pagrus major chromosome 14, Pma_NU_1.0 genomic DNA:
- the tnnt2c gene encoding troponin T2c, cardiac — translation MSDTEEIVEEYEEEEEVEEEEVEEEVEEEEEEQDDETEKKEEQEEESKPRHKTTYVPNIAPPKLPDGEKVDFDDLHRKRVEKDFNDLQSLIEVHFSSRQKEEEELVALRSRIERRRADRAEQQRVRTEQERERQSRLAEERARREEEAAKLRAEEEAKKKAIFTNKSFGGYLQKVDQKKGKKLTAREEKKKALMDRKKPLNIDHLNQEKLAEKAQDLWQWLHQLHAEKFELAEKFKRQKYDIHVLRNRVSDHQRGSKASKTTRGAKGKSGSWK, via the coding sequence ATGTCTGACACTGAGGAAATTGTGGAGGAgtacgaggaggaggaggaggtagaagaggaggaggtggaagaagaagttgaagaagaggaagaggagcaggatgaTGAAacggagaagaaagaagagcaggaagaggagtcCAAACCACGGCACAAGACGACCTACGTGCCAAACATCGCTCCTCCAAAGCTCCCTGACGGCGAGAAGGTGGATTTTGATGACCTGCACCGCAAGAGAGTGGAAAAGGATTTCAACGACCTCCAGTCCCTCATAGAGGTGCATTTCTCCAGCCgtcagaaagaggaggaagagctggTCGCTCTGAGGAGCCGCATCGAACGCCGTCGGGCCGACAGAGCGGAACAGCAGCGAGTCCGCACCGAGCAGGAGCGCGAACGCCAATCCCGTCTGGCCGAGGAGAGGGCGAGGCGCGAGGAGGAGGCCGCCAAACTGCGTGCCgaggaggaggcaaagaaaaagGCTATTTTCACCAACAAGTCCTTTGGAGGCTACCTGCAGAAGGTGGACCAGAAGAAGGGCAAGAAGCTGACggcaagagaggagaagaagaaggctcTGATGGACCGCAAGAAGCCGCTCAACATCGACCACCTGAACCAGGAGAAGCTGGCAGAGAAGGCCCAGGACCTCTGGCAGTGGCTCCACCAGCTGCACGCCGAGAAGTTCGAGCTGGCTGAGAAGTTCAAGAGGCAGAAGTACGACATCCACGTGCTCCGAAACCGAGTCAGCGATCACCAGAGGGGCTCCAAGGCATCCAAGACGACCCGCGGGGCAAAGGGCAAGTCTGGCTCCTGGAAGTAA
- the LOC141008084 gene encoding transcription termination factor 2, mitochondrial-like translates to MLRVTTASLCTYCQRMRLLLPPSASASTVTSPNKRLENQLTVDSLYELSVDVRKVRKFKAWILSENEVYVSETADLLRDMGADTPIIARILETHPEAVLCRPEDVAAQRDLWESVCPNKRELMSIIEKFPASFFTLTHQSNQRANILYLQSLRLNKRIIGKLMASAPQSFSRPVEWNKEVIHTLRETYLDLGGDEGNLRLWLQKLLSQNPHILLRPAEAWRDSLGYLREQGFTTEELLNLVSSLRASIAELRPESMHQALAYVEGALACSKDELKQIVICCPAILYYSLPTLMGRFQGLMDAGVSMEQVKVSPNVLELTTQIVLYRIQKLASYGYDVRSGSLDVIVGTKKDFEMTYGKLQLRQQRPLFNPVAPLRSAED, encoded by the coding sequence ATGCTCCGCGTCACCACTGCCTCCCTGTGCACCTACTGCCAGAGGATGaggctcctgctgcctccctcGGCCTCGGCCTCCACGGTGACCTCTCCCAACAAGAGACTGGAGAACCAGCTCACAGTGGACTCCCTCTACGAACTGTCCGTGGACGTCCGAAAGGTACGCAAGTTCAAGGCCTGGATTCTGTCCGAGAACGAGGTGTACGTGTCTGAGACTGCCGACCTGCTGAGGGACATGGGTGCAGACACGCCGATCATCGCCCGTATCCTGGAGACTCACCCCGAGGCCGTCCTGTGTCGGCCGGAGGACGTGGCCGCCCAGCGAGACCTCTGGGAGTCTGTGTGCCCCAACAAGCGCGAACTGATGAGCATCATCGAGAAGTTCCCGGCTTCTTTCTTCACGTTAACTCACCAAAGCAACCAGCGGGCTAACATCCTCTACCTCCAGAGTCTGCGCCTTAATAAGAGGATCATCGGCAAGCTGATGGCGAGCGCCCCGCAGAGCTTCAGCCGACCAGTGGAGTGGAACAAGGAGGTCATCCACACCCTGAGGGAGACCTACCTGGACCTGGGCGGAGATGAGGGCAACCTGCGCCTCTGGCTGCAGAAGCTCCTCAGCCAGAACCCGCACATCCTGCTGAGGCCGGCCGAGGCCTGGAGGGACAGTCTGGGCTACCTGAGGGAGCAGGGCTTCACCACAGAGGAGCTCCTCAACCTCGTCTCAAGCCTCAGAGCCTCCATCGCCGAGCTGCGTCCGGAGTCCATGCACCAGGCGCTCGCTTACGTCGAGGGGGCGCTCGCCTGCTCCAAAGACGAACTCAAGCAAATAGTGATCTGCTGCCCCGCCATTCTGTACTACTCCTTGCCCACCCTGATGGGGCGGTTTCAAGGGTTGATGGATGCCGGTGTGAGCATGGAGCAGGTGAAGGTATCTCCAAACGTCCTGGAGCTCACCACGCAAATCGTGCTTTATCGCATCCAGAAGCTGGCCTCCTACGGGTACGACGTGCGCTCCGGCAGCCTGGACGTTATTGTGGGAACAAAGAAGGACTTTGAGATGACTTACGGCAAACTGCAGCTCAGGCAGCAGCGGCCGCTCTTCAACCCCGTAGCTCCCCTCAGATCTGCTGAGGACTGA